Proteins encoded within one genomic window of Nitrospina gracilis 3/211:
- the atpG gene encoding ATP synthase F1 subunit gamma — MPNLRDVKNRIRSVKNTQQTTKAMKLVSASKLRRAQEAILTARPYATKMRDVLNHLSARCNHDLHPLLNDREGNKVLLVIITADRGLCGAFNANIIKMASQIIEENRDSDISLFLAGKKGGDYFKRRPYKIQENYPGWTKEFNYAKAVEIGEKLGDLFVEGTVDRIFLVYNEFKSVLRQEVIREQLLPIEPEETEDAHPVDYIYEPDEESILEDILKRYMTLQVYRAFLESSASEHGARMTAMDNASRNAKEMIGQLTLFYNRTRQAYITKELIEVVNGAEALKD; from the coding sequence ATGCCAAACTTACGCGACGTAAAAAACCGCATCCGGAGTGTCAAGAACACTCAGCAGACGACGAAGGCCATGAAGCTGGTGTCGGCGTCGAAACTGCGCCGGGCGCAGGAGGCCATCCTCACCGCCCGGCCGTATGCCACCAAAATGCGCGACGTGCTCAATCACCTGTCGGCAAGGTGCAATCACGATCTGCATCCGCTCCTGAACGACCGCGAGGGAAACAAGGTCCTGCTGGTGATCATCACCGCCGACCGCGGGTTGTGCGGCGCCTTCAACGCCAATATCATCAAGATGGCGTCGCAGATCATCGAGGAAAACCGGGACAGCGACATTTCATTGTTCCTGGCGGGGAAGAAGGGCGGAGACTACTTCAAACGCCGTCCGTACAAGATCCAGGAAAACTATCCGGGCTGGACCAAGGAGTTCAATTACGCCAAGGCGGTGGAAATCGGCGAAAAGCTCGGCGACCTGTTCGTGGAGGGCACGGTGGACCGCATCTTCCTCGTGTACAACGAGTTCAAGTCCGTTCTTCGGCAGGAGGTCATCCGCGAGCAATTGCTTCCCATCGAGCCGGAGGAGACGGAAGACGCGCATCCGGTGGATTACATCTACGAACCGGACGAGGAAAGCATACTGGAGGACATTCTGAAACGGTACATGACTCTTCAGGTGTACCGCGCCTTTCTGGAATCCAGTGCCAGTGAACACGGCGCCCGCATGACGGCGATGGACAATGCCTCGCGCAACGCCAAGGAAATGATCGGCCAGTTGACCCTGTTTTACAACCGCACGCGTCAGGCGTACATCACCAAGGAACTGATCGAAGTGGTCAACGGGGCGGAAGCGCTGAAAGACTGA
- the atpA gene encoding F0F1 ATP synthase subunit alpha, with amino-acid sequence MSLRADEISTLIQKQIEGFESEIELKETGRVISVGDGIARIYGLEQAMAGELVDFPNDVTGMVLNLEEDNVGAVLMGFDNLIKEGDEVKRTGRIMDVPVGPELVGRVVNALGEPIDGKGPINAKQRGPIERIAPGVIDRKSVHEPMQTGIKAIDGMIPVGRGQRELIIGDRQTGKTAVATDAIINQKGQNMFCIYVAVGQKRSTVARVVKTLEEHGAMDYTIVVSASASDPAPMQFIAPYAGCAMGEYFRDNGQHALIIYDDLSKQAAAYRQLSLLLRRPPGREAYPGDVFFLHSRLLERAAKLSDELGAGSMTALPIIETQAGDVSAYIPTNVISITDGQIYLETDLFYSGVRPAINVGLSVSRVGGSAQIKAMKQVAGQLRLDLAQYREMAAFAQFGSDLDPATQAQLARGERLVELLKQPQYQPLSAVQQVVSLFTGVRGHLDDIKVRDIRRFEEGFLNFMEEKHKDILDTIEKEKKLSDETEQELTAAVKEFKGLFK; translated from the coding sequence GTGAGTCTTAGAGCGGATGAAATCAGCACCCTGATCCAGAAGCAGATCGAAGGGTTTGAGTCCGAAATCGAATTGAAGGAAACCGGCCGCGTCATCTCCGTCGGCGACGGCATCGCGCGCATCTACGGCCTCGAACAAGCGATGGCGGGCGAACTGGTGGATTTTCCGAACGACGTCACCGGCATGGTCCTGAACCTGGAAGAGGACAACGTCGGCGCCGTGCTCATGGGATTCGACAACCTGATCAAGGAAGGCGACGAAGTCAAACGCACCGGCCGCATCATGGACGTGCCGGTCGGACCGGAACTGGTCGGCCGCGTGGTGAACGCGCTGGGTGAGCCGATCGACGGCAAGGGCCCCATCAACGCCAAACAGCGCGGCCCCATCGAGCGCATCGCCCCGGGCGTCATCGACCGCAAATCCGTTCACGAACCCATGCAGACCGGCATCAAGGCCATTGACGGCATGATTCCCGTCGGACGCGGTCAGCGCGAATTGATCATCGGCGACCGTCAGACGGGCAAGACCGCCGTCGCCACCGACGCCATCATCAACCAGAAGGGACAGAACATGTTCTGCATCTACGTCGCCGTCGGCCAAAAGCGGTCCACGGTGGCGCGCGTCGTCAAGACGCTGGAAGAGCACGGGGCGATGGATTACACCATCGTTGTCTCCGCCAGCGCCAGCGACCCGGCTCCCATGCAGTTCATCGCACCGTACGCCGGTTGTGCCATGGGCGAGTATTTCCGCGATAACGGCCAGCACGCACTTATCATTTACGACGATCTGTCCAAGCAGGCTGCGGCCTACCGCCAGTTGAGCCTGCTGTTGCGCCGTCCTCCGGGACGTGAGGCGTACCCCGGTGACGTCTTCTTTCTGCATTCGCGCCTGCTCGAACGCGCCGCGAAACTGAGCGACGAATTGGGTGCGGGATCGATGACGGCTCTTCCTATTATCGAGACGCAGGCGGGCGACGTATCGGCCTACATCCCGACCAACGTCATTTCCATCACCGACGGACAGATTTATCTCGAAACCGACCTGTTTTATTCCGGCGTGCGTCCGGCGATCAACGTCGGCCTCTCCGTTTCCCGCGTCGGCGGCTCTGCGCAGATCAAGGCCATGAAGCAGGTGGCGGGTCAATTGCGCCTCGACCTCGCGCAGTACCGCGAGATGGCCGCCTTCGCGCAGTTCGGCAGTGATCTGGATCCTGCCACCCAGGCCCAGCTCGCCCGCGGTGAGCGCCTGGTGGAACTGCTCAAACAGCCGCAGTACCAGCCGCTGTCGGCGGTTCAGCAGGTGGTGTCCCTCTTCACCGGTGTGCGCGGTCACCTGGATGACATCAAGGTGCGTGACATCCGCCGCTTCGAGGAAGGTTTCCTGAATTTCATGGAAGAGAAACACAAGGACATTCTGGACACCATCGAGAAGGAAAAGAAACTCTCCGACGAAACCGAACAGGAACTGACCGCCGCGGTCAAAGAGTTCAAGGGACTGTTTAAATAA
- the atpH gene encoding ATP synthase F1 subunit delta — MIENQIGKRFSEALSASIQDNAKLQEALDNLCDLDDAIQSDPALPKFFLHPAITDDKKLAFVMSLCDNIPAGKEVRKVAEMLVQRNKMAYLKNIREYFEKTVADRLNQVRVKIVAAHPVSEEQLNKLKSSLDRALGKSAVIDSQVDESLLGGIRVSIGSWVADATIKNRLALLRRSIEKEEVLL; from the coding sequence ATGATTGAAAACCAGATAGGCAAACGATTTTCCGAAGCGTTGTCCGCATCAATCCAGGACAACGCCAAGTTGCAGGAAGCACTGGACAACCTGTGTGATCTGGACGATGCCATTCAGTCCGACCCCGCACTACCCAAGTTTTTTCTGCATCCCGCCATTACGGACGACAAGAAGCTCGCGTTCGTGATGTCGCTTTGCGACAACATCCCGGCGGGCAAGGAAGTGCGCAAAGTGGCGGAGATGCTGGTTCAGCGAAACAAGATGGCCTATCTGAAAAACATCCGGGAATACTTTGAAAAAACGGTGGCCGATCGGCTCAATCAGGTGCGGGTGAAGATCGTGGCTGCCCATCCTGTATCCGAGGAACAACTGAATAAACTGAAATCGTCCCTGGACCGGGCTTTGGGAAAAAGCGCGGTGATCGACAGCCAGGTGGACGAGTCGTTGCTCGGCGGCATCCGTGTCAGTATCGGAAGCTGGGTCGCCGATGCCACCATCAAGAACCGCCTGGCGCTGTTGCGACGGTCGATTGAGAAGGAGGAGGTCCTACTGTGA